In Candidatus Eisenbacteria bacterium, the following are encoded in one genomic region:
- a CDS encoding zinc ribbon domain-containing protein, whose protein sequence is MPTFDFLCESCGKSFEFTVKSLGKSRVSCPHCKGRKTRRLFSPFGISGKGMKPVTASGASCSTCGPRNCSTCG, encoded by the coding sequence ATGCCGACTTTTGATTTCCTCTGCGAGAGTTGTGGCAAGAGTTTTGAATTCACCGTGAAGTCACTCGGGAAATCTCGCGTGAGCTGTCCGCACTGCAAGGGGAGAAAGACCAGAAGGCTGTTCTCGCCGTTTGGCATTTCAGGAAAGGGCATGAAGCCAGTGACAGCCTCGGGAGCGAGCTGTTCTACCTGCGGTCCGAGGAACTGCTCGACCTGCGGCTAG
- the sppA gene encoding signal peptide peptidase SppA encodes MRRNEIVVEIILIALGLFVSGSILFMIVGSLSDRNEAVLAGKRVGLVELYGTIDGEASSVVSQLERHKEDRSVKAVVIRIDSPGGGVAASQEIYEQVGKVRKAGKPVVISMAGVAASGGYYVSCGADSIVANPGTLTGSIGVIMSYATGQELLKKLGLRFEVVKSGKFKDTGAIYRSPTPEERKYLVGIMDDVYDQFVDAVATGRKLERMKVLSIADGRVFTGRQALSLGLVDKMGDLDDAIRVAGRMAGIKGKPAIVRKIRRKPSLFDLVRRFFEEETVVRRTGLRLEYRME; translated from the coding sequence GTGAGAAGAAACGAAATCGTTGTTGAGATAATCCTAATCGCCCTCGGACTTTTTGTAAGCGGTTCAATCCTCTTCATGATCGTGGGCTCATTGTCGGACCGCAACGAGGCGGTCCTCGCCGGCAAAAGAGTGGGATTGGTAGAGCTATATGGAACGATTGATGGAGAGGCGAGCTCCGTTGTCAGTCAGCTGGAAAGGCATAAGGAAGATCGCTCGGTCAAGGCCGTTGTGATCAGAATTGACAGCCCGGGCGGCGGAGTTGCTGCGAGCCAGGAAATCTATGAGCAGGTCGGAAAGGTGAGAAAGGCAGGAAAACCGGTTGTCATATCGATGGCCGGGGTTGCTGCATCGGGCGGTTACTATGTCTCTTGTGGGGCCGATTCGATTGTTGCGAATCCCGGGACGCTGACGGGCAGCATCGGAGTGATCATGAGCTATGCCACGGGCCAGGAGCTTCTGAAGAAACTCGGACTGCGGTTTGAGGTTGTTAAGAGCGGCAAGTTCAAGGATACTGGAGCCATCTATAGAAGTCCGACTCCGGAAGAGAGGAAGTACCTTGTTGGCATAATGGACGACGTATACGATCAGTTCGTTGACGCGGTGGCCACAGGGAGGAAGCTTGAGAGAATGAAGGTGCTTTCCATCGCAGACGGAAGGGTATTTACCGGGAGGCAGGCTCTTAGTCTTGGTCTCGTTGACAAGATGGGAGATCTGGATGACGCGATAAGGGTGGCTGGCAGGATGGCTGGAATTAAAGGGAAACCTGCCATTGTTCGAAAGATTAGGAGGAAGCCCTCGTTGTTTGACCTGGTTAGGAGATTCTTCGAAGAAGAGACTGTCGTCAGGAGAACCGGGCTTCGGCTGGAATACAGAATGGAGTAG
- a CDS encoding EutN/CcmL family microcompartment protein, with amino-acid sequence MHLAKVVGTVVATQKTQNLKGLRLLLIQPYTDRGEKSGRPLVAVDTVSAAPQQMVFFVRGREAANALEEKFNPVDAAIVGIVDKIEHG; translated from the coding sequence ATGCATCTGGCAAAGGTAGTGGGGACGGTTGTAGCGACTCAGAAAACCCAGAATCTGAAGGGGCTGAGGCTTCTTCTCATACAGCCATACACCGATAGAGGCGAGAAGAGCGGGAGACCACTTGTGGCTGTGGATACAGTTAGCGCTGCCCCCCAGCAGATGGTATTTTTTGTCAGAGGAAGGGAAGCGGCGAATGCCCTGGAAGAGAAGTTCAATCCGGTGGACGCAGCAATAGTCGGGATAGTTGACAAGATTGAACACGGATGA